The following DNA comes from bacterium.
GGTTGGAGAGAAAAGAATGCGATTTGATTTCAACCATTTTAAGGCTATTAGTAATGATCAGCTTAATCACATTGAAGAAATTGTAAACCAAAAGATTATGGAACTTGTTGAGGTAAAAACCTTTAATACCTCTATGAAAAAAGCTAAGGAGCTTGGAGCTATTGCCTTATTCAATGAGAAATATGGGGAGACAGTAAGGGTTGTCCAGATAGGGGATTTTAGCGTAGAGCTGTGTGGAGGAACACATGTAAAAAATACAGGAGAAATAGGATTGTTTAGAATAATCTCTGATAGTTCAATTGCTTCGGGTGTAAGAAGAATTGAGGTCTCATGTGGCGAGGTCGCATATAATATTATGAAAGAAGAACAAGAAATTCTTGCAGAAACTTCTCATCTCTTACATGTCCCCATATCTGAAATATCAGACAGAGTAGAAACACTTATAAAAAATCATAAAGATTTAGAAAAACAAATCAAAAAATTTAAAAGCAAACAGATAATGACAAATATAGATGATTTCATCAAGAAAGCCATTACAGTAGATGATGTAAAACTAGTTTCTGCGTCTCTGAAGAATATGGGGCATGAGGCATTGAGGGATATTGCAGATGCATTAAAGACAAAACTGGGCTCAGCCGTAGTGGTGCTTGGGTCTGTAAAGGAAGGTAAAGTATGTCTCGTAACAGCAGTGACTTCCGACCTTGTGTCTAAAGGCTTGCATGCTGGAAGGATCATTAAAGAAATTGCGCAAATTACTGGTGGTAGCGGCGGCGGCAGGCCAGACATGGCACAGGCAGGAGGAAAGGACGTATCCAAGCTTGATCAGGCTTTAAAACATGTTCCTGAAATAATACGAAAAGGAATAAATGCGTAGAATCCTCGGATTGGATATTGGAGATAAACGCATAGGCGTGTCTGTAAGTGATGAGCTGGGCATAACAGCACAGGGGCTTGAAAATATCCATAGAGAATCTGATGACCAGGCTATAAATGAGATATGTGGGTTAATACACCGATTACATATAGATGAAGTTGTTGTTGGCCTGCCTAAAAATATGAATGGCACTCTTGGTTCGCAGGCAGAAAAGGTAATGAAATTTTCGAAAGCGCTAGCTTCTTCAGTACGTATTCCGATTAAACACTGGGACGAGAGATTAACAACTGTTATTGCACAAAGAAGTCTTACAGCCTTAAATGTAAAAGGCAGGAAAAAGAAGAAAAAAGTCGACAGGATTGCAAGCCAGCTCATTCTTCAGGGATATATGGACAGTAGGGGCAGCCCTTGCGCCTGCCCTTTTTCTAAAAAAGGATGAGCAACCGCAAATATATCCTGATAATTATTCTTACAGGTATTGTTGCATATCTAACTTCCTTTCAAAACAATTTTGTATGGGATGATATTGGTCTAATTAGCGTAAATCCCTATATAAAAAGCTGGAAACATATTGGAGATATTTTTACTTCCTTTCTCTACCATAAAACTGGTGAGGGTGGAATCTTTTACAGGCCTATTGTCTCGCTTTCATTTCTGATAGATTACAGTATATGGAAAGAGAATCCTGTTGGATATCATCTGACAAATCTCCTGCTTCATATTTTAAACGCTATTTTGCTATACAAAATAATCCTCTATATGTTCAAAGAGAGAAAGATGGCACTTTTTACAGCTCTTCTCTTTCTGGTACATCCAATTCATACTGAGGCTATTACATATATATCTGGCAGAGCTGATCCAATAGTAACCTTATTTATGCTTAGCGCATTACTCCTGTTTATAACCTATGCCCCTCAAAACAAGTTCTGGGGCATATTTTGTGCTATTATTTTCTATATACTTGCTCTGCTTACAAAAGAATATGCTATAGTCTTCATCTTACTTCTTGGGACATACGGACTTTGTTTTAAGCCAAAGATTAAATCATGGCATTATCTGATATTTTTTGCAATTTCATTAAGTTATGGGCTAGTACGGCTGGCTCTGTTAAAGAATGAGACTGGAGTGTTTTTATTTAAACAAAATATGAACATGTCTCATCTTTTACTGATTATAAGCAGATCTTTTACTGAATACCTGAGACTTCTTCTATTCCCAATAAACCTACACTACCAGAGAGAACTTCATGTACCTTCCTCAATCTTCACGCCAATTGGGATATTATCAATTGCCATACCTCTTGCATTTATTCTTTTTGCCATCATTTTTAGAAAGAAAAAACCTGTTCTCTTTGGCTCAATATGGTTTATGGTAGGTCTTATTCCATATCAAAGCGCTCTGCAATTAAATGCAGCAGTGGCAGAACACTGGCTATACTTTCCTTCAATGGGTTTCTTCCTTGTTGTCTCAAGTCTTCTGTTTTCTGCAAAGGCAGATAAGGGAAAGAGAGGCATGCCTTATATTTTTCTTGTATTTATAGTTATTGCAGGAATAGCGCTTACGAATTCCCAGAGTCGTCATTGGAAGAATGAAATTACCTTATATAATCATATACTAAAATTTAGACTGAATGAGCCAAGGGTTCATAATAATCTTGGCAATGCATATGCAACAGAGGGAAGGTATGAGAATGCCCTGCTGCATTTCAAAAAAGCAGTTGAAATCGCACCAGGTTATTCTACTGCCTATTTTAATATGGGAGCTGTATATTTAGAAAAGCAGCACTTTTATACAGCTGCTACACAGTTTCAAAAAGCGCTAACCTTGAATCCATCTTATACAAAAGCCCGCTTATATCTGGCAGATACATATAACAGATTAGGCTTGACATATTACAAGCAAAAGAATTATCCAAAGGCCAGAGAATTATGGATAAAAGCCTTAAAGATTTATCCTGGGTATTTCAGAGCAAAAAAGAATCTTGCTACTCCATATCAAATACGCTAAAATGATTTGAATTATAGAATGTTTTAGTTCTGTCGCACTAGATGGGGAGATAGCGGTGCCCTGATTTCTGAGGTAAACTCGGGATGACCTGCAATCCGCTACAGCAGGATTGAATTCCTTCTTGAGGTCAATGTGTCTTTTGGAAGGGTGTTGGATAAGTAGCGATGAAGGCTGGATCCCATGCGGCAAAAATTTGCAAACCCCGTTAGGCCTGGAAGGGAGCAGCGGTAAGTAAATATTTTTGGGTGTTATGGGGATATCTAGCCGGAGCTGGCTGTTGAATAACTAGCTAAAAGTCAGGATCAAAGGATGGTGTGCGGCAGAGGTTATTTGTAGTAAGGGGGGTTTTTCGTGTCGTATTTGGTGCTTGCAAGAAAATGGAGACCCAAAAAGTTTTCTGAACTTATTGGGCAGGAACATGTAACTAGAACGCTGGCAAATGCTGTAGCATCAGGGCATCTGGCACATGCTTATATCTTCAGTGGGCCAAGAGGTATTGGCAAAACTTCTACAGCAAGAATACTTGCTAAAGTACTCAATTGTCCGCAAGTAAAAGATGCAGTGCCTTGTAATAAATGCAACATATGTCTCGAAATTGCGGAAGGAAATAATATCGATGTTCTTGAAATAGATGGCGCATCTAATAGAGGAATTGATGAGATTAGAAATTTACGTGATAATGTCAGATATACACCCTCTCAGGGGAAGTATAAGGTTTATATAATAGATGAAGTTCATATGCTCACAACAGAGGCATTTAATGCATTACTCAAGACATTGGAAGAGCCATCAGAACATGTTAAGTTTATATTTGCAACAACAGAACCTCATAAGATTCCTTTAACTATTCTGTCTCGCTGTCAGCACTTCTCATTTAAAAGAATACAAACGCAAGACTTAGTGGAACATTTAAAACATATGATTAAAGCTGAGAAAATCAAAGTAACCGATGAAGCCCTGTTTTTAATAGCAAAAAATGCAGATGGCAGTATACGGGATGCTCAGAGTGTACTGGATCAATTGATTTCCTTCTCTCCAGATAAAGAAATTACTGCGCGTACCGTAAACAGTCTTTTGGGCTTAGTCAGCCAGGATGTATATTTTCAGTTTGCTGAAAATATATTGCACAAAGATATTGTTAAACTATTAATACTGGTTGACAAATTAGTAAACGAAGGAAGAGACATAGGACAGGTGGCAAATGGGCTCATTAACTATTTTCGGAACCTGTTTTTCATTAGTCTTGGAGAGAGTGGAGAAAACCTGGTAGATGTGTCTAAGGATACAAAAGAGACATTAGTAAAGCAGACAAACCAGTTTCAAAAAGCCCGGTTATGGCAGATACTTGAGATGGTTTCTTCTCTTGAAAAAAATATAAGAACAACAAAAACCCCCAGAGCCTTTCTTGAAATTGCGATGATTAAGATAGTAAATACTATGTCTCCTGTTATGCTGGGGGAAATTGTAGAAAAGTTAGGAGAATTAGAAAAAAAATTAGAAAAAGGAACTAATTACTCTGTCGCAGAGCCGGACACAAATACAGAACCAGTTTCCAGTTCCATTCAACAGGAGAAAACAGTTCAAGCAAAGCCAGTTCAACAGGATTTAACCATAGATATTGTGAAGCAAAAGTGGCCAGAAATAATTTCAACATTGAAAAAACAAAAAATGATATTGGGAGTCTTTTTATCAGAAGGAGCTCCTATAAACATGGAAATGAGTACATTAGAAATTGGATTTGGGCCAAACGCCAGATTGTTTTTGGAAAAGGTTGAAGCTGAGAGAAAATTTATTGAGGAGACATTATTAGCGGTATTGGGACATAATATAACAGTAAGATGTGTCCCCGTGGAAAAGGACAACCATACGTTTAAAAACAACGAGGACTTCAAAAAACCAGTGGAGGAACAGAATGAAGAGCTATTACAGCATCCTGCAGTCAAAACTGTAATGGAAAAGTTTGGGGCTAAAGTTGTTAAAATTACTAAAAAAGGATGGAGGTAGAAAATGGCAGGGATAGGTAAATTTCTTAAACAAGCACAGAGAATGCAGAAAGATATGGCTAAAATACAGGCGGAAATGGCAAATAAGACAGTAGAAGCAACTGCTGGCGGTGGGATGGTCACAGTAATAGCTAATGGGAATCAGGAAATAACCGGTGTTAAAATTGAGAAGGAAGTAGTAGATCCAGACGATATAGAGATGCTTGAAAATCTTGTTATTGCAGCTATTAATGAGGGACTGCGTAAATCCAAAGAGATGGTTACAGGGGAAATGAGTAAATTAACAGGCGGTCTGAATATACCAGGACTTACTATATAGGGGGGATAGTGTATTACACAGAATCTCTTGACAAACTAGTTAAAGAATTAGGCAAGTTGCCTGGCATTGGCTCAAGAAGTGCTCAGAAGATGGCATTCCATCTTCTAAAAATACCTAAAGAGGAAGCTAGGGAACTTGCGCAAGCTATTGTAGACATAAAGGAGAAAACAAGGTATTGTTCTATATGTAATAACTTTTCAGAAGGTAAGTACTGTCCAATCTGCATAGATCCAGGCAGAGATAAGAGCATAATATGTGTTATTGAAGAACCAAATGATATAATTGCAATAGAAAAAATAGGAGTATATAAGGGGACATATCATGTGTTGATGGGCGCTATATCTCCGCTTGACGGAATAGGCCCCGATGAGTTAAGAATAAAAGAACTTCTTGGAAGAATATCTGCAGATGTCAAGGAAGTTATATTAGCAACAAATCCTAATACAGAAGGCGAGGCTACAGCAATGTATCTTGGTAAGATAATAAAGCCGTTAGGGACCAAAGTAACCAGAATTGCCAGAGGTATCCCTGTTGGCGGAAATATTGAGTATACAGATCAGGCAACATTAGCCAAAGCTATGGAAAAACGGGGGGAAATATAATGGCACTTAATAGTTTGGATATCATCATAATTTTGATTCTGGGAATAGTAACTGTATGGAGTGGAATTAAAGGGTTTTTCAAAACCATTATAAACCTGGCTGCTATTATTATTGGATATATTGTTGCCAGCCATTTCTACGTATTTTTAGTTGAAATGTTTAGAGAAAAGATTGGTGATTCAGTATTTATAAAAGGGTTATGCTTTATAGTGCTTTTTGTTCTTACCGCTGGGGCTATTCTAGTATTGGGACATTTCTGTGATAAGCTGGTAAAAAAATCTCCTTTAAGGGGGCTTGACCATGTAGGTGGAGCATTATTTGGTTTTATTAAGGGCGCATGTATTGTAGGTGTACTGCTTGTTTTCTTAGTGGTTCTGTTGCCTAAGGATAGTAAATTTACAGGAGAATCCCGTATGCTTCCGAAGGCAAAAACAGCATTTTTAGCTATGAAGTCTCTACTGCCGCAATCTCTCAAAAAAAAGACAACTCAAAAATACGAGGAGTTTAAAAATTATTGGAAACAGACGAAAGAAAATCTCTCCATTTTATAATTTCCAGACTGATAAAAGAATATCCTAGCACAAAGACTACTCTACACTATAAAAGTCCACACCAACTTCTCATATCAACAATACTCTCTGCCCAATGTACGGATGAAAGGGTAAATAAAGTAACAAAAGAATTATTTAGAAAGTACAAGTCTGTAGGGGATTATGCCAATGCAGAACTTTCTGAATTAGAAAAAGATATAAGACAAACAGGTTTCTTCAGGAATAAGGCAAAAAATATAAAAAATTCCTGCAAGATGCTTATAGAAAAATTTGACGGGCAAGTTCCAAACACAATGAAAGAAATACTGCTTCTTCCCGGAGTTGCAAGAAAAACAGCAAATGTAGTGCTGACAAGCGCATATGGAGTAATTGAAGGCATTGTGGTTGATACTCATGTGAAAAGGTTATCGCAGAGACTGGGCTTAACAAAGAATGATAATCCCGAAAAGATAGAAAAAGACCTTATGAACATTGTTCCGAAAGAGAAATGGGGCGAGTTCTCATTTTTACTCATATCCCATGGCAGGAAAGTATGTCAGGCAAGAAAGCCCGTCTGTAATAAGTGCATTCTTAATGACCTGTGTCCATCAAGAACAAATTCTGCATAACACAAAAGACCACCTTATTATTTGACTGGTTGTAAGATAAATTAACCTCTGGTATAATCAAAAATACTCAAATAAGTAAAGGGAGACGATGGTATGAAAAATCTAAACATTGATGTTTTAAATGGCGTTTGTGAAGAAGTTAAAAGCAGTATTGTTCCTTTTTGTGAGAAACTGGTTGAGATACACACAGATAATATAAAAGCAATAATTCTCTATGGGAGCGCAACAGGCAAAGAGTTTGTGCCAAAAAAGTCAAATATAAATATAATGATCGTTTTCAATAATCTCGGACTGAATGAGCTTAAAAAAAGTTTAAAACTGGTTGCAAAAGGCAGAAAAAAAAGGATAACTGCTCCGCTTTTTCTAACTATGCGTCATATTGAAACTTCAACAGATGTTTTCCCAATAGAATTTCTTGAAATGAAGGAGAACCATCTTCTTGTTTATGGAGAGGACATTCTGGAGGATATTAAAATAAATCAGGAAAATATCAGACTGCAGTGTGAATCCCAGATAAAGGGTAAATTGATACGTTTAAGGCAGTCATATCTTGAGATTGGCCTGAAGCGAAAGGGAATAGAGTCGCTTATGATAGATTCTCTGACCTCATTATTTCCAATCTTCAGGAACATACTCCGTCTTAAAGGAGAAACTCCACCAACTACAAAAGAAGATGTAATTGAGCTTATGAAAAACAAGTTTAATATAAATAACCAGATATTTCTTAATATCTTAAGAGATAAAAAAGGTGACGAAAAAATTGGTGAGCAGCCTGCTGAGCAAGCATTTGAAACGTATCTGGAAGAGATAAGAAAGCTTGCATTAATAGTGGATGAATTAAAATGAGCACTGTCAAGTCAAAATTACTTTTACTCACACTGTTTTGTGTTTTTGTTCTATACCATGTAAGTATTTTTGGAGCAGATAGATATCCAAATTACACCGGCTATGTAAATGACTTCGCCAGGGTTCTGAACAGTAGTGAGAAGGGCATAATAACTAATTTAATTACTGAACTTGAGAAGAAAACATCTGCAGAAATAGCAATTGTAACAGTCTCGAATATTGAAGGCTCTGAAATCAATATTTATAAAAACGGTCTTTTTGAAAAGTGGAAAATAGGTAAAAAGGGGAAAGATAACGGGGTGTTAATTGTTCTTGCAATGAAGGAAAGAAAGGTCGGCATAGAGGTTGGTTATGGGTTAGAGGGAGTTTTGCCTGATGGACTCTGTGGAGAGATTATTCGCAAGCAGATGTCGCCAAACTTTAAAGCAGGTCAATTTGGAAAGGGACTTGTAAGCGCTGTTGCTACAATATCAAATCTTGTTGCTAAGGAATATAATGTTAAGCTATCAGGGCTGAATTCTTTGCCAAGAACTGCATATGTAGTGCGAAAGCGTTCAGCTGCCAGCTCCATAGCAAGCATAATCTTTGCACTGTTATTCTTAATGCTTATCTTAGGTTCAAGGACAGGTCTTCTTGGAGTATTGCTTTTTGGATCAATGACTGGCAGAGGCGGCTATTGGGGAGGAGGTGGTTCCGGCGGTTTTGGTGGAGGTTTTGGCGGGTTTGGAGGCGGCATGTCCGGCGGCGGAGGTGCAAGCGGAAGCTGGTAAATTGCAGTCAAAGACTGCTAAAAAAAGGAGGGATGTATGAAAAAAGGATGTTTGGTAGGCATAGTAATTGTTGTTGTAATTATTGGGTTTATAGGCTTTTTCATTGGTGGGCTTAATAAGGTTGTAAGAATGGATGAGAATGTTAAAGCCGCCTGGGCACAAGTTGAAAACCAGCTGCAAAGAAGAAATGATCTAATACCTAATCTGGTAAACACAGTTAAAGGATATGCGAAGCACGAAAAAGAGATTTTTACTTATGTTGCTGATGCCAGAGGAAAGCTTGCAGGCGCAATCAAAGAGAATAAGTCAATCAAAGAAAAAATTCAAGCGGCAGGAGAGCTAAATACGGCTATTTCTCGTCTGCTAATGATTGTGGAAAGATATCCTGACCTTAAGGCAAATGAGAGCTTTGCGAGACTCATGGACGAGCTTTCAGGAACAGAGAATAGAATCGCTGTTGAAAGAATGAGATATAACAGAGGTGTTCAGGAATTTAATGCGCATATTCGTATGATACCGGGCAGCTTTTTCGCACGGTTAAAAGGGCTTAGCAAAGCTGAATACTTCGAGGTAGAAGAAAAAGCAAAAGAAGTACCGGTAGTAAAATTTTAATGTCTACTTCTGATATCAGGCTGATTTCTAATAATGATAGCGTACTTGTTATTGTTGATATACAGGAAAGACTTGTTCCTAAGATATCCGACAAGCACACTGTTATTGACAATACTGTTACATTGATAAAATCTGCCGGAATACTTAACATTCCGATTACAGTAACTGAACAATATCCCAAAGGATTAGGCTCAACCATTCCTGAAATAAAAGATTTAATAATTCCATGGCAGCCAATAGAGAAGATATGTTTTAGCTGTTTCGGTAGTAGTGATTTTTCAGAAAAGCTGGAAGGACTGGGAAAGAACAATTTAATATTATGCGGAATAGAATCCCATATTTGTATAATGCAAACTGCATTGGATGGACTAAAATCAAACTATTCTGTTTTCTTTGTTAAAGACGCTATATCATCCAGAACTAAAAATAATAGAGAAACTGGTTTTGAAAGAATGGCTCAGGCTGGCGCAATTCCCGTTTCTACAGAGATGGTAGTGTTTGAGTTATTAAGAGAAGCAGGTGCGGACAAATTTAAACAAATAGTAAGCTTGATAAAGTAGCGGCTTTGCGTTGACATGCTAGACATATATATATAGAATAAAACTCCCAAAATATTAAGAGGTTGAATATGATAAAAGTGGCAATTGTTGGTGCAACTGGTTATGCAGGTGTAGAGCTTATACGAATCTTATTAAATCATCCTGGTGTGGAGATTACATCCTTGACGAGAAAAGGAGAATCTCTATCAAATATTAGTGAAGCGTTCCCCCATATGTATAATCAGATAACGTTGCCATGTAATACCCTAAAAAACCCGGAACAGGTTGCAGAAAAGGCAGATGTTATTTTTATGGCGCTTCCACACTGTTCTGGCTTAGACCTGACTGACCAATTTCTGAAGCTGGGGAAAATTGTTATTGATTTGAGTGCGGATTTTCGCCTTAAAGATGCTGATATATATATAAAATGGTATGGAACCAAGCATACCCATCCGGAACTGCTCAAGGAAGCAGTGTACGGACTTCCTGAGATCTACAAAACTAATATTGAGAAGGCAAAGCTTATAGCTAATCCAGGCTGTTTCCCAACAGGTGCAATACTTGCTCTTAAGCCGCTTACTTCAGGCGGACTGGTAAAAATAAACTCTATTATTATAGATTCAAAGACAGGCCTCTCTGGAGCAGGAAGAGGCTTGAGCTTGAAAAGTCTATTTTCAGAGGTAAATGAAAACATCACTCCTTATAATATAAATACGCATAGACACCTGCCGGAGATGATTCAGGAACTTACAGGGCATAAAGCAAAGACTACACAAATTA
Coding sequences within:
- the ruvX gene encoding Holliday junction resolvase RuvX; the protein is MRRILGLDIGDKRIGVSVSDELGITAQGLENIHRESDDQAINEICGLIHRLHIDEVVVGLPKNMNGTLGSQAEKVMKFSKALASSVRIPIKHWDERLTTVIAQRSLTALNVKGRKKKKKVDRIASQLILQGYMDSRGSPCACPFSKKG
- a CDS encoding YbaB/EbfC family nucleoid-associated protein, which encodes MAGIGKFLKQAQRMQKDMAKIQAEMANKTVEATAGGGMVTVIANGNQEITGVKIEKEVVDPDDIEMLENLVIAAINEGLRKSKEMVTGEMSKLTGGLNIPGLTI
- the recR gene encoding recombination mediator RecR is translated as MVYYTESLDKLVKELGKLPGIGSRSAQKMAFHLLKIPKEEARELAQAIVDIKEKTRYCSICNNFSEGKYCPICIDPGRDKSIICVIEEPNDIIAIEKIGVYKGTYHVLMGAISPLDGIGPDELRIKELLGRISADVKEVILATNPNTEGEATAMYLGKIIKPLGTKVTRIARGIPVGGNIEYTDQATLAKAMEKRGEI
- the dnaX gene encoding DNA polymerase III subunit gamma/tau — encoded protein: MSYLVLARKWRPKKFSELIGQEHVTRTLANAVASGHLAHAYIFSGPRGIGKTSTARILAKVLNCPQVKDAVPCNKCNICLEIAEGNNIDVLEIDGASNRGIDEIRNLRDNVRYTPSQGKYKVYIIDEVHMLTTEAFNALLKTLEEPSEHVKFIFATTEPHKIPLTILSRCQHFSFKRIQTQDLVEHLKHMIKAEKIKVTDEALFLIAKNADGSIRDAQSVLDQLISFSPDKEITARTVNSLLGLVSQDVYFQFAENILHKDIVKLLILVDKLVNEGRDIGQVANGLINYFRNLFFISLGESGENLVDVSKDTKETLVKQTNQFQKARLWQILEMVSSLEKNIRTTKTPRAFLEIAMIKIVNTMSPVMLGEIVEKLGELEKKLEKGTNYSVAEPDTNTEPVSSSIQQEKTVQAKPVQQDLTIDIVKQKWPEIISTLKKQKMILGVFLSEGAPINMEMSTLEIGFGPNARLFLEKVEAERKFIEETLLAVLGHNITVRCVPVEKDNHTFKNNEDFKKPVEEQNEELLQHPAVKTVMEKFGAKVVKITKKGWR
- the argC gene encoding N-acetyl-gamma-glutamyl-phosphate reductase, which gives rise to MIKVAIVGATGYAGVELIRILLNHPGVEITSLTRKGESLSNISEAFPHMYNQITLPCNTLKNPEQVAEKADVIFMALPHCSGLDLTDQFLKLGKIVIDLSADFRLKDADIYIKWYGTKHTHPELLKEAVYGLPEIYKTNIEKAKLIANPGCFPTGAILALKPLTSGGLVKINSIIIDSKTGLSGAGRGLSLKSLFSEVNENITPYNINTHRHLPEMIQELTGHKAKTTQITFTPHLIPVTRGILSTTYVSVQNNKAIANVVDIYKDFYKKSPFIRILPEGTAPQTKHVYGSNYCDIGIFQNKEAHQIIIISAIDNLVKGASGQAVQNMNIVCGLEETAGLNLIPVFP
- a CDS encoding LemA family protein, encoding MKKGCLVGIVIVVVIIGFIGFFIGGLNKVVRMDENVKAAWAQVENQLQRRNDLIPNLVNTVKGYAKHEKEIFTYVADARGKLAGAIKENKSIKEKIQAAGELNTAISRLLMIVERYPDLKANESFARLMDELSGTENRIAVERMRYNRGVQEFNAHIRMIPGSFFARLKGLSKAEYFEVEEKAKEVPVVKF
- a CDS encoding tetratricopeptide repeat protein, with the translated sequence MSNRKYILIIILTGIVAYLTSFQNNFVWDDIGLISVNPYIKSWKHIGDIFTSFLYHKTGEGGIFYRPIVSLSFLIDYSIWKENPVGYHLTNLLLHILNAILLYKIILYMFKERKMALFTALLFLVHPIHTEAITYISGRADPIVTLFMLSALLLFITYAPQNKFWGIFCAIIFYILALLTKEYAIVFILLLGTYGLCFKPKIKSWHYLIFFAISLSYGLVRLALLKNETGVFLFKQNMNMSHLLLIISRSFTEYLRLLLFPINLHYQRELHVPSSIFTPIGILSIAIPLAFILFAIIFRKKKPVLFGSIWFMVGLIPYQSALQLNAAVAEHWLYFPSMGFFLVVSSLLFSAKADKGKRGMPYIFLVFIVIAGIALTNSQSRHWKNEITLYNHILKFRLNEPRVHNNLGNAYATEGRYENALLHFKKAVEIAPGYSTAYFNMGAVYLEKQHFYTAATQFQKALTLNPSYTKARLYLADTYNRLGLTYYKQKNYPKARELWIKALKIYPGYFRAKKNLATPYQIR
- a CDS encoding hydrolase — encoded protein: MSTSDIRLISNNDSVLVIVDIQERLVPKISDKHTVIDNTVTLIKSAGILNIPITVTEQYPKGLGSTIPEIKDLIIPWQPIEKICFSCFGSSDFSEKLEGLGKNNLILCGIESHICIMQTALDGLKSNYSVFFVKDAISSRTKNNRETGFERMAQAGAIPVSTEMVVFELLREAGADKFKQIVSLIK
- a CDS encoding CvpA family protein, with translation MALNSLDIIIILILGIVTVWSGIKGFFKTIINLAAIIIGYIVASHFYVFLVEMFREKIGDSVFIKGLCFIVLFVLTAGAILVLGHFCDKLVKKSPLRGLDHVGGALFGFIKGACIVGVLLVFLVVLLPKDSKFTGESRMLPKAKTAFLAMKSLLPQSLKKKTTQKYEEFKNYWKQTKENLSIL
- a CDS encoding TPM domain-containing protein, with the protein product MSTVKSKLLLLTLFCVFVLYHVSIFGADRYPNYTGYVNDFARVLNSSEKGIITNLITELEKKTSAEIAIVTVSNIEGSEINIYKNGLFEKWKIGKKGKDNGVLIVLAMKERKVGIEVGYGLEGVLPDGLCGEIIRKQMSPNFKAGQFGKGLVSAVATISNLVAKEYNVKLSGLNSLPRTAYVVRKRSAASSIASIIFALLFLMLILGSRTGLLGVLLFGSMTGRGGYWGGGGSGGFGGGFGGFGGGMSGGGGASGSW
- the nth gene encoding endonuclease III gives rise to the protein METDERKSLHFIISRLIKEYPSTKTTLHYKSPHQLLISTILSAQCTDERVNKVTKELFRKYKSVGDYANAELSELEKDIRQTGFFRNKAKNIKNSCKMLIEKFDGQVPNTMKEILLLPGVARKTANVVLTSAYGVIEGIVVDTHVKRLSQRLGLTKNDNPEKIEKDLMNIVPKEKWGEFSFLLISHGRKVCQARKPVCNKCILNDLCPSRTNSA